The Catenulispora sp. EB89 genome includes a region encoding these proteins:
- a CDS encoding protein kinase, whose translation MNVQRLRARDPRGVGPYQFLGRLGSGGMGLVCLARAADGRLVAVKLVHQEIAADPDYRRRFAREVRAAKAVTGRFTAAVLDADPDAPQPWYAAEFIDGPTLGEVVRSSGPIPPRALRALAAGLADALAALETAGLVHRDVKPDNILLAPDGPKLIDFGLARRETDSILTRAGSVLGSPGYMSPEQIAGRGATTASDVFALGAVLVYAVQGHGPFGAGPSEARMYRTRFGEPQLAGVPDEFRDLLSRCLAKEPADRPTPRDLIALWSVRPDELATLIQVGRSHHAAEQPAGDRLYGAPTEAAPAKAVPGKAVPGTDAASPTEALPLQRGTSVPPGGLATAGLDSGTSAPGIQPPGSAAASGPPVNYPLGSQPPGSATASGSSAGSEVAGLPTRYSPGIQQPGSATASGSPVHYPLGSQPPEPAAASGSSAGSETAGLPTRYSPAIQSPEPASPSGSPGAAAHGGQPNQLPPPGTHPPERTPTSITFQLPTAEPWHSPLPHDPNRPTLPPPPAPRPRWWRHPVAADRLPVGGLRDVLLGLAGAGLLMLFGLLPAGTAVGVAFAATALALGFLLGVRRSAVAMSVYNATAVLSPAAVLPSGLAAELREPAAGVSLEVLVLVLAAGGIARVGGLAWPPLGFVVGGAAYLAGQAVIVSMAAHQGGGGFVTVWRADTDGWLIYRDAAIAAGCGAAVGFLALLGSSKAVVDADGPYRATGVNR comes from the coding sequence GTGAACGTGCAGCGGTTGCGGGCGCGCGACCCGCGCGGCGTGGGGCCGTACCAGTTCCTGGGCCGCCTCGGCTCCGGCGGCATGGGCCTGGTGTGCCTGGCGCGCGCGGCCGACGGCCGCCTGGTCGCGGTGAAGCTGGTCCACCAGGAGATCGCCGCCGACCCCGACTACCGCCGCCGCTTCGCCCGCGAGGTCCGCGCCGCGAAGGCCGTGACCGGCCGCTTCACGGCAGCCGTCCTCGACGCCGACCCCGACGCACCCCAACCCTGGTACGCGGCCGAGTTCATCGACGGCCCCACCCTCGGCGAGGTGGTCCGCAGCTCCGGACCCATACCCCCGCGCGCGTTACGGGCCCTGGCCGCAGGACTCGCGGACGCCCTCGCCGCACTCGAAACCGCGGGCCTGGTCCATCGCGACGTGAAGCCGGACAACATCCTGCTCGCACCCGACGGACCGAAACTCATCGACTTCGGCCTGGCCCGCCGCGAAACCGACAGCATCCTGACCCGCGCCGGCTCGGTCCTGGGCTCGCCGGGCTACATGTCCCCGGAACAGATCGCAGGCCGCGGCGCCACGACCGCGTCGGACGTGTTCGCCCTGGGAGCAGTCCTCGTCTACGCGGTGCAGGGCCACGGCCCCTTCGGCGCCGGACCCTCGGAAGCCCGCATGTACCGCACCAGATTCGGCGAGCCACAGCTGGCAGGAGTACCCGACGAATTCCGCGACCTGCTGTCGCGCTGCCTGGCCAAGGAACCAGCCGACCGACCCACACCCCGCGACCTCATCGCCCTCTGGTCGGTCCGCCCCGACGAACTCGCGACCCTGATCCAGGTCGGCCGCAGCCACCACGCAGCCGAGCAGCCGGCCGGCGATCGGCTCTACGGCGCACCCACTGAAGCGGCGCCCGCCAAAGCTGTGCCCGGCAAAGCTGTGCCCGGCACGGACGCGGCCTCGCCGACCGAGGCTCTTCCACTTCAGCGGGGCACATCGGTGCCGCCCGGCGGTCTCGCGACCGCCGGCCTCGACAGCGGAACCTCCGCGCCGGGCATCCAGCCGCCCGGCTCCGCCGCCGCATCCGGTCCGCCGGTTAACTATCCGCTCGGCAGCCAGCCGCCCGGGTCCGCCACCGCATCCGGCTCGTCCGCCGGTTCAGAGGTCGCCGGCCTGCCGACCCGCTATTCGCCAGGCATCCAGCAGCCCGGGTCCGCCACCGCATCGGGCTCGCCGGTCCACTATCCGCTGGGTAGCCAGCCGCCCGAGCCCGCTGCCGCATCCGGCTCGTCCGCCGGTTCAGAGACCGCCGGCCTGCCGACCCGCTATTCGCCAGCCATCCAGTCGCCCGAGCCCGCCAGCCCATCGGGCTCTCCCGGTGCCGCAGCGCATGGCGGCCAGCCGAATCAACTCCCGCCGCCCGGCACCCACCCGCCCGAGCGCACCCCCACATCCATCACCTTCCAGCTCCCCACCGCAGAACCCTGGCACTCGCCCCTGCCCCACGACCCGAACCGGCCCACCTTGCCGCCCCCGCCCGCGCCGCGCCCGCGCTGGTGGCGCCATCCCGTCGCCGCCGACCGCCTTCCCGTCGGCGGCCTCCGTGACGTTCTCCTCGGCCTCGCGGGCGCCGGGCTCCTGATGCTCTTCGGCCTCCTGCCCGCCGGCACCGCCGTCGGCGTCGCCTTCGCCGCGACCGCTCTCGCGCTCGGCTTCCTGCTCGGTGTGCGGCGCAGCGCCGTGGCGATGTCCGTCTACAACGCGACGGCTGTGCTCAGTCCGGCGGCCGTCCTTCCCAGCGGCCTGGCCGCCGAGCTCCGGGAACCCGCCGCCGGTGTCAGTCTCGAAGTCCTCGTGCTCGTTCTGGCCGCCGGTGGTATCGCTCGGGTGGGTGGTCTGGCATGGCCGCCGTTGGGCTTCGTCGTGGGTGGCGCGGCGTACCTCGCGGGGCAGGCCGTGATCGTCTCGATGGCCGCGCACCAGGGCGGTGGCGGGTTCGTCACGGTCTGGCGGGCGGACACCGACGGATGGTTGATCTACCGGGACGCCGCGATCGCCGCGGGGTGCGGCGCTGCCGTCGGCTTCCTGGCGCTCTTAGGATCGTCGAAGGCGGTCGTCGACGCGGACGGCCCTTACCGCGCGACAGGAGTAAACCGATGA
- a CDS encoding VWA domain-containing protein, giving the protein MADMLEAAGAAGIAGGAGSTGSTGSAGSADDERMRRWRLVLGGDDDGTGCKLSGVDLEMDKALAALYNKGGYETGGGAVTGRSRGRGGQQAQRSAGLGASSPQVARWLGDIRGYFPQTVVQVMQRDAIDRLNLRQLLLEPEMMESVEPDVHLVGTLLSLNHLMPAETKETARQVVRKLVEDLEKRLGAKLRATVSGALDKSTRTSRPRHSDIDWGRTIQANLKNYLPEYRTVVPERLVGYARKERAVKRDVVLAIDQSGSMYASVVYASVFGAVLASLKSLKTSLVVFDTAVVDLTPQLTDPVDVLFGTQLGGGTDINRAIAYSQSLISRPTESIFILISDLYEGGVRREMLRRVAEMTAAGTQVIVLLALSDEGAPAYDRENATALAALGVPAFACTPDRFGDLMAAAIQRQDLSKFMEK; this is encoded by the coding sequence ATGGCTGACATGCTCGAAGCCGCAGGTGCGGCGGGTATCGCGGGCGGTGCGGGGAGCACCGGGAGCACCGGGAGCGCCGGGAGCGCCGACGACGAGCGCATGCGGCGCTGGCGCCTGGTCCTCGGCGGGGACGACGACGGCACCGGCTGCAAGCTCTCCGGTGTGGACCTGGAGATGGACAAGGCACTGGCGGCCCTCTACAACAAGGGCGGCTACGAGACCGGCGGCGGCGCCGTCACCGGCCGCAGCCGGGGCCGCGGCGGGCAGCAGGCGCAGCGCAGCGCGGGCCTGGGGGCGTCCTCGCCGCAGGTCGCGCGCTGGCTCGGCGACATCCGCGGCTACTTCCCGCAGACCGTCGTGCAGGTCATGCAGCGCGACGCCATCGACCGCCTGAACCTGCGCCAGCTGCTGCTGGAGCCGGAGATGATGGAGTCGGTCGAGCCCGACGTGCACCTGGTCGGCACGCTGCTGTCGCTGAACCACCTGATGCCCGCCGAGACCAAGGAGACCGCGCGCCAGGTGGTGCGCAAACTGGTCGAGGACCTGGAGAAGCGGCTCGGCGCCAAGCTGCGCGCCACGGTCAGCGGCGCGCTGGACAAGAGCACGCGCACCAGCCGTCCCCGGCACAGCGACATCGACTGGGGCCGCACCATCCAGGCGAACCTGAAGAACTACCTGCCGGAGTACCGGACGGTGGTGCCCGAGCGGCTGGTCGGCTACGCGCGCAAGGAGCGTGCGGTGAAGCGCGACGTGGTGCTCGCCATCGACCAGTCGGGCTCGATGTACGCCTCGGTGGTGTACGCGTCGGTGTTCGGCGCGGTGCTGGCGTCGCTGAAGTCGCTGAAGACCTCGCTGGTGGTGTTCGACACGGCGGTCGTGGACCTCACGCCGCAGCTGACGGACCCGGTGGACGTGCTGTTCGGGACGCAGCTCGGCGGCGGCACGGACATCAACCGCGCGATCGCGTACAGCCAGTCGCTGATCAGCCGGCCGACGGAGTCCATCTTCATCCTGATCTCCGACCTCTACGAAGGCGGCGTCCGCCGCGAGATGCTGCGCCGCGTCGCGGAGATGACGGCGGCCGGCACGCAGGTGATCGTGTTGCTGGCGCTGTCGGACGAGGGGGCGCCGGCGTACGACCGCGAGAACGCCACGGCGCTGGCGGCGCTGGGGGTGCCGGCGTTCGCGTGCACGCCGGACAGGTTCGGGGACCTGATGGCGGCGGCGATCCAGCGGCAGGATCTGAGCAAGTTCATGGAGAAGTGA
- a CDS encoding DUF5682 family protein, producing MPDTATKAAPAAGGAAAAGPVTLLGIRHHGPGSARAVAAALAELKPDAILIEGPPEADALIPLAAHPAMRPPVALLVYADADPSRAGFWPFAEFSPEWVAMRWGIEAAVPIRFIDLPSGHRFAVLPKDEATEDQPEDAEAASGDHQHEEEEESRHVDELIHIQRTDPIAALATAAGYDDPERWWEDVVEQRADGTFSALDSFAAIADAMTVVRDQARPEDEQREAYMRQCIREEIKAGRRRIAVICGAFHVPALAEIGPAAPDAKILKELPKKAKTTATWVPWTHGRLSFRSGYGAGIESPGWYHHLFTAPDQVVERWLVRVAELFRAEDLPVSSAHLIEATRLAETLATLRGRTLAGLTEVTEAVQSVLCGGYDTQMALVRDKLVIGEDLGEVPPDVPVVPLAADLAREQKRLRFAPRPGQTEVKLDLRETAPGEKSRLLHRLNILGIGWGTLGRSQGSGTFWETWSLDWQPEFAVKLVEAAIWGTTVVTAASAKSADRAANAEQLAGITDVVEACLLADLPDALDPIMTLLADRAAVDTDVAHLADALPALARTLRYTDVRGTDTAALRKVADTLVVRIALGFPQACSGLDEDGAQKMRVRMDNTHQAVGLLADPAATEEWHRALRMVGDREGMTGLLAGRALRLLYDAAKIDGDELNCRMGLALTPGVPPAEAAAWLDGVLSGGAMLLIHDPVLLGLLDRWIAGIPADTFTDVLPLLRRTFSNFEGPERRKIGELARTVGSAPVAGVAAGAEPPGFDRERADRALPVVRMLLGMMGESDG from the coding sequence ATGCCGGACACTGCCACCAAGGCGGCGCCGGCCGCCGGCGGCGCGGCGGCGGCAGGGCCGGTGACGCTGCTGGGCATCCGGCACCACGGCCCGGGCTCGGCGCGCGCGGTCGCGGCGGCGCTGGCGGAGCTGAAGCCGGACGCGATCCTCATCGAGGGTCCGCCGGAGGCCGACGCGCTGATCCCGCTCGCCGCGCATCCCGCGATGCGCCCGCCGGTCGCGCTGCTGGTCTATGCCGACGCCGATCCCTCGCGCGCCGGGTTCTGGCCCTTCGCCGAGTTCTCACCGGAATGGGTCGCGATGCGTTGGGGCATCGAGGCGGCGGTTCCGATTCGGTTCATCGACCTTCCTTCGGGCCATCGATTCGCGGTACTCCCGAAGGATGAAGCAACTGAGGATCAGCCCGAGGATGCCGAGGCTGCCAGCGGCGATCATCAACACGAAGAGGAAGAAGAGTCCCGGCACGTCGACGAGCTTATTCACATCCAGCGCACCGACCCGATCGCCGCCCTGGCCACCGCCGCCGGCTACGACGACCCGGAACGCTGGTGGGAAGACGTCGTCGAGCAGCGTGCCGACGGCACTTTCTCGGCCCTCGACTCCTTCGCGGCGATCGCCGACGCCATGACCGTGGTCCGCGACCAGGCGCGTCCCGAGGACGAGCAGCGCGAGGCGTACATGCGCCAGTGCATTCGCGAGGAGATCAAGGCCGGGCGCCGGCGCATCGCGGTGATCTGCGGCGCCTTCCACGTCCCGGCGCTGGCCGAGATCGGCCCGGCCGCCCCGGACGCCAAGATCCTCAAGGAGCTGCCGAAGAAGGCGAAGACCACTGCCACCTGGGTCCCGTGGACCCACGGCCGCCTGTCCTTCCGTTCCGGCTACGGCGCCGGCATCGAGTCGCCGGGCTGGTACCACCATCTGTTCACCGCGCCGGACCAAGTCGTCGAACGCTGGCTCGTTCGCGTCGCGGAACTCTTCCGCGCCGAGGACCTGCCGGTCTCCTCCGCGCACCTGATCGAGGCCACCCGCCTGGCCGAGACCCTGGCCACGCTGCGCGGCCGCACCCTGGCCGGGCTGACCGAGGTCACCGAGGCCGTGCAGTCGGTGCTGTGCGGCGGCTACGACACGCAGATGGCGCTGGTCCGGGACAAGCTGGTGATCGGCGAGGACCTCGGCGAGGTGCCGCCGGACGTGCCGGTGGTGCCGCTGGCCGCGGACCTGGCCCGCGAGCAGAAGCGGCTGCGCTTCGCGCCCAGGCCGGGCCAGACCGAGGTCAAGCTGGACCTGCGCGAGACCGCGCCGGGCGAGAAGTCGCGCCTGCTGCACCGGCTGAACATCCTCGGCATCGGCTGGGGCACGCTGGGCCGCTCGCAGGGCAGCGGCACCTTCTGGGAGACCTGGTCGCTGGACTGGCAGCCGGAGTTCGCGGTGAAGCTGGTCGAGGCCGCGATCTGGGGCACCACCGTGGTCACCGCGGCCTCGGCGAAGTCCGCGGACCGCGCGGCGAACGCCGAGCAGCTGGCCGGGATCACCGACGTCGTCGAGGCCTGTCTGCTCGCCGACCTGCCGGACGCGCTGGACCCGATCATGACCCTGCTGGCCGACCGCGCGGCGGTGGACACCGACGTGGCGCACCTCGCCGACGCGCTGCCAGCGCTGGCCAGGACCCTGCGCTACACGGATGTGCGCGGCACCGACACCGCGGCGCTGCGCAAGGTCGCCGACACACTGGTGGTCCGCATCGCGCTCGGCTTCCCGCAGGCCTGCTCCGGCCTGGACGAGGACGGCGCGCAGAAGATGCGGGTCCGGATGGACAACACGCACCAGGCCGTCGGCCTGCTCGCCGACCCGGCCGCGACCGAGGAATGGCACCGTGCGCTGCGCATGGTCGGCGACCGCGAGGGGATGACGGGGCTGCTCGCCGGGCGCGCGCTGCGGCTGCTCTACGACGCCGCCAAGATCGACGGCGACGAGCTGAACTGCCGCATGGGCCTGGCGCTGACCCCCGGCGTGCCGCCGGCCGAGGCCGCGGCCTGGCTGGACGGCGTGCTGTCCGGCGGCGCGATGCTGCTGATCCACGACCCGGTGCTGCTGGGCCTGCTGGACCGGTGGATCGCGGGCATCCCCGCGGACACCTTCACCGACGTGTTGCCGTTGCTGCGCCGCACGTTCTCGAACTTCGAAGGCCCCGAGCGCCGCAAGATCGGTGAGCTGGCGCGGACCGTCGGCTCGGCCCCGGTGGCCGGGGTCGCGGCCGGCGCCGAACCGCCCGGCTTCGACCGGGAGCGCGCGGACCGTGCGCTGCCGGTCGTGCGGATGCTGCTCGGGATGATGGGGGAGTCGGATGGCTGA
- a CDS encoding AAA family ATPase, whose translation MSDTAAAAEATQPTVLRLHAEHAFAGELEALRKADADSGRPKPPRWKLSPWAVATYLLGGTLPDGTVITPKYIGPRRIVEIAIATLATDRALLLVGVPGTAKTWVSEHLAAAISGDSTLLVQGTAGTPEEAMRYGWNYAQLLAHGPSRDALVPSPLMRAMATGAIARIEELTRIPADVQDTLITILSEKTLPIPELGEETQAEKGFSVIATANDRDKGVNDLSSALRRRFNTVVLPLPGTAEEEIEIVSQRVKSLGKALELPEVPAAHEEIRRVVTVFRELRSGLTEDGKTKLKTPSGTLSPAEAISVVAGGIALAAHFGDGTLRPADVAAGILGAVVKDSSTDKLVWQEYLETVARGREGWSDFYRSCREVSA comes from the coding sequence ATGTCTGACACCGCCGCTGCCGCCGAGGCGACACAGCCGACCGTTCTCCGCCTGCACGCCGAGCACGCCTTCGCCGGCGAGCTGGAGGCCCTGCGCAAGGCCGACGCCGATTCCGGCCGTCCGAAGCCGCCGCGCTGGAAGCTCTCGCCGTGGGCGGTCGCGACCTATCTGCTCGGCGGGACGCTGCCGGACGGCACGGTCATCACGCCGAAGTACATCGGGCCGCGGCGCATCGTCGAGATCGCCATCGCCACCTTGGCCACGGACCGCGCGCTGCTGCTGGTCGGCGTCCCCGGCACGGCCAAGACCTGGGTCTCCGAGCACCTGGCCGCCGCGATCTCGGGCGACTCGACGCTGCTGGTCCAGGGCACCGCCGGCACGCCGGAGGAGGCGATGCGCTACGGCTGGAACTACGCGCAGCTGCTGGCGCACGGCCCCTCGCGCGACGCGCTGGTCCCCAGCCCCCTGATGCGCGCGATGGCCACCGGCGCGATCGCCCGCATCGAGGAGCTGACCCGGATCCCGGCCGACGTGCAGGACACGCTGATCACGATCCTGTCGGAGAAGACGCTGCCGATCCCCGAGCTCGGCGAGGAGACGCAGGCGGAGAAGGGCTTCAGCGTCATCGCCACTGCCAACGACCGCGACAAGGGCGTCAACGACCTGTCCTCCGCGCTGCGCCGCCGGTTCAACACGGTCGTGCTGCCGCTGCCGGGGACCGCCGAGGAGGAGATCGAGATCGTCTCCCAGCGCGTGAAGTCCCTCGGCAAGGCGCTGGAGCTGCCCGAGGTCCCGGCGGCCCACGAGGAGATCCGCCGCGTGGTCACGGTCTTCCGCGAGCTCCGCAGCGGCCTGACCGAGGACGGCAAGACGAAGCTCAAGACCCCCTCGGGCACTCTGTCCCCGGCCGAGGCGATCTCGGTGGTGGCCGGCGGCATCGCGCTGGCCGCGCACTTCGGCGACGGCACGCTGCGTCCCGCTGACGTGGCCGCCGGCATCCTCGGCGCGGTGGTGAAGGACTCCTCGACCGACAAGCTGGTGTGGCAGGAGTACCTGGAGACGGTCGCGCGCGGCCGCGAGGGCTGGAGCGACTTCTACCGCAGCTGCCGCGAGGTCAGCGCCTGA
- a CDS encoding DUF5691 domain-containing protein, whose protein sequence is MNEASNQTGSEVWQDLVSTALVGTDRRTPPAAGDFTAPGDSPAAALLSSAALMSAWRRAGNAGSAYSAELVGEQDAEGAEVTEGAAGHDAAPAAKSAAVDARPLLSSATSARLTALVASRSEALPEYLGAAARTGCRAPAELLPPLFDYARGSIAVRADLMKLAGPRGTWLAKQNQQWSTFTRYAAAPDPEAWQSDKPHERIGYLTWFRGKDPASARELVEEAWTQIGSSAGGLSAETRAAFVEALGVGLGPEDEPFLEAALDDKSRQVRAEAVRLLATLPSSRFAERMVARLHARVTVVTKNAEVLVTLKDKPDEATEDETRDGIGEGWVQTEDERRLARMQPSYWLEDLIASTPLSAWEQYCELTPAELMRATAANRWEANACHRGWRSATLRQKDTRWAEAFCAVNASNDMLELLSDEAAERWCLSVVASHRSQYSIHSAPSILSRLGRPWPDAVCQALLDAIPAYLPNATRNDVARFFGMDNLAGRWMPPSFGDAVAAKAEEIRAELPLWADDLDDLAAMLRDRALMLAELDSV, encoded by the coding sequence ATGAACGAAGCCTCCAATCAGACCGGCTCCGAGGTCTGGCAGGACCTTGTCTCGACGGCCCTGGTCGGCACCGACCGTCGCACCCCGCCGGCCGCCGGAGACTTCACCGCGCCCGGTGACAGCCCCGCGGCCGCCCTGCTGAGCTCGGCCGCGCTCATGAGCGCGTGGCGGCGGGCCGGGAACGCCGGCTCGGCGTACTCCGCGGAGCTGGTCGGCGAGCAGGACGCCGAGGGTGCAGAGGTCACCGAGGGTGCAGCGGGCCACGACGCCGCGCCGGCCGCGAAGTCGGCGGCGGTGGACGCGCGTCCCCTGCTGTCCAGCGCGACCTCGGCCCGGCTGACGGCGCTGGTCGCGTCCCGCTCCGAAGCGCTCCCGGAGTACCTGGGGGCGGCCGCCAGGACCGGCTGTCGCGCCCCCGCCGAGCTCCTGCCGCCGCTGTTCGACTACGCCCGGGGCAGCATCGCGGTCCGCGCCGACCTGATGAAGCTGGCCGGCCCGCGCGGTACCTGGCTGGCCAAGCAGAACCAGCAGTGGTCGACCTTCACCCGCTACGCCGCGGCCCCGGACCCGGAGGCCTGGCAGTCCGACAAGCCGCACGAGCGCATCGGCTACCTGACGTGGTTCCGCGGCAAGGACCCGGCCTCGGCCCGCGAGCTGGTGGAAGAGGCCTGGACGCAGATCGGGTCGAGCGCGGGGGGCCTGTCGGCCGAGACCCGCGCGGCCTTTGTCGAGGCGCTCGGCGTGGGCCTCGGGCCGGAGGACGAACCGTTCCTGGAAGCAGCCCTCGACGACAAATCGCGCCAGGTGCGCGCCGAGGCGGTCCGGCTGCTGGCCACCCTGCCGTCGTCCCGGTTCGCCGAGCGCATGGTCGCCCGCCTGCACGCGCGGGTCACGGTGGTCACCAAGAACGCCGAAGTGCTGGTCACGCTGAAGGACAAGCCGGACGAGGCCACCGAGGACGAGACCCGCGACGGCATCGGCGAGGGCTGGGTCCAGACCGAGGACGAGCGGCGGCTGGCCCGCATGCAGCCCTCGTACTGGCTGGAGGACCTCATAGCCTCGACCCCGCTGTCCGCGTGGGAGCAGTACTGCGAGCTGACGCCCGCCGAACTGATGCGCGCCACGGCCGCCAACCGCTGGGAGGCCAACGCCTGCCACCGCGGCTGGCGCTCGGCGACGCTGCGCCAGAAGGACACCCGCTGGGCCGAGGCGTTCTGCGCCGTCAACGCCTCCAACGACATGCTGGAACTGCTCTCCGACGAAGCCGCCGAGCGCTGGTGTCTGAGCGTGGTGGCGAGCCACCGGTCGCAGTACTCGATCCACAGCGCCCCGAGCATCCTGAGCCGGCTGGGCCGGCCCTGGCCGGACGCCGTGTGCCAGGCCCTGCTCGACGCGATCCCGGCCTACCTGCCGAACGCCACGCGCAACGACGTGGCCCGCTTCTTCGGCATGGACAACCTGGCCGGCCGCTGGATGCCGCCGTCGTTCGGCGACGCGGTCGCGGCCAAGGCCGAGGAGATCCGCGCCGAGCTCCCGCTGTGGGCCGACGACTTGGACGACCTCGCGGCGATGCTGCGGGACCGGGCTCTGATGCTGGCCGAACTGGACTCCGTTTAA
- a CDS encoding SWIM zinc finger family protein encodes MAERWTAAQVNSLAPDAASQKAGAKLGVPGPWSGTGYLEAERLLWGDCKGSGSKPYQVTVSVADSDTAYQCTCPSRKFPCKHALGLLLLWAADTIAAAEAPPERVEAWADSRRDRAEKSAARSAAKAEKAAADPEGAAKRAAQRAERIGNGLADLDRWLTDQIAAGISDSGTLSYGAVDPVAKRLVDAQAPGVAGRVRTLTSARSSSGDAWPDAVLAEFARLHLLCQAWTRLPDLPPAMQDTVRRRIGISVDADAVRRDGERVADRWHVLGSRDRAADKLTERRIWLRGADSGRISMLLAFGAMQQAPTLALPVGAVYRAEMVFHSEVLPLRAQMESGELDPGDAPASPAGGTLQAAADAFAGALATDPWQEGWPVVIADAVPDRDGELADAEGRRVPLICEESALWRLLAVSGGHPVTVFGEYTDAGLEPLTVWAEGAAVAL; translated from the coding sequence ATGGCAGAACGTTGGACCGCCGCCCAGGTCAACTCTCTGGCCCCGGACGCCGCCTCGCAGAAGGCGGGTGCGAAGCTCGGGGTTCCGGGCCCGTGGTCGGGCACCGGGTACCTGGAAGCCGAGCGGCTGTTGTGGGGGGACTGCAAGGGCAGCGGGAGCAAGCCGTACCAGGTCACGGTCTCCGTGGCCGACTCGGACACCGCCTACCAGTGCACGTGCCCCAGTCGGAAGTTCCCGTGCAAGCACGCCCTGGGCCTGCTGCTGTTGTGGGCGGCCGACACGATCGCCGCCGCCGAGGCGCCGCCGGAGCGGGTCGAGGCGTGGGCCGACTCCCGGCGGGACCGTGCCGAGAAGTCCGCGGCCCGCAGTGCCGCCAAGGCCGAGAAGGCCGCCGCCGATCCCGAGGGGGCGGCCAAGCGCGCCGCGCAGCGGGCCGAGCGGATCGGCAACGGCCTGGCCGACCTCGACCGCTGGCTCACCGACCAGATCGCGGCCGGCATCAGCGACTCCGGGACGCTGTCCTACGGCGCCGTCGACCCGGTCGCCAAGCGGCTGGTGGACGCGCAGGCGCCGGGTGTCGCGGGCCGGGTACGGACCCTGACCTCCGCGCGCTCCTCCTCCGGCGACGCCTGGCCGGACGCCGTCCTGGCCGAGTTCGCCCGGCTGCACCTGCTGTGCCAGGCCTGGACCCGGCTGCCCGACCTGCCGCCGGCGATGCAGGACACCGTGCGGCGGCGGATCGGGATCTCGGTGGACGCCGACGCCGTGCGCCGCGACGGCGAGCGCGTCGCCGACCGCTGGCACGTCCTGGGCTCCCGGGACCGTGCGGCCGACAAGCTCACCGAGCGCCGGATCTGGCTGCGCGGCGCGGACAGCGGCCGGATATCGATGCTGCTGGCGTTCGGCGCCATGCAGCAGGCGCCGACGCTCGCGCTGCCGGTCGGCGCGGTCTACCGGGCCGAGATGGTGTTCCACTCCGAAGTGCTTCCGCTGCGGGCGCAGATGGAGTCCGGGGAGCTCGACCCCGGGGACGCACCGGCGTCGCCGGCCGGAGGCACCCTGCAGGCCGCCGCCGACGCGTTCGCCGGCGCCCTGGCCACCGATCCGTGGCAGGAGGGCTGGCCGGTGGTGATCGCGGACGCGGTCCCGGACCGGGACGGCGAACTCGCCGACGCCGAGGGCCGCCGCGTCCCGCTGATCTGTGAGGAGAGCGCCCTGTGGCGGCTGCTCGCGGTCTCCGGCGGCCATCCGGTGACGGTGTTCGGCGAGTACACCGACGCGGGGCTGGAACCGCTCACCGTGTGGGCCGAGGGTGCGGCGGTCGCGCTGTGA
- a CDS encoding cobalamin B12-binding domain-containing protein, with translation MSQSAPVRVVIAKPGLDGHDRGAKVVARALRDAGVEVIYTGLHQMPDQIVATAIQEDADAIGLSILSGAHMTQCAKVIEILKEKDASDIKVFVGGIIPEADFEPLKEMGVVAIFTPGTPTQDIIDWVDANLAHAA, from the coding sequence ATGAGCCAGTCAGCCCCGGTCCGCGTCGTCATCGCGAAGCCCGGCCTCGACGGGCACGACCGCGGGGCGAAGGTGGTGGCGCGCGCCCTGCGCGACGCCGGCGTCGAGGTCATCTACACCGGGCTGCACCAGATGCCCGACCAGATCGTCGCCACCGCGATCCAGGAGGACGCCGACGCCATCGGCCTGTCGATCCTGTCCGGAGCGCACATGACGCAGTGCGCGAAGGTGATCGAGATCCTGAAGGAGAAGGACGCCTCCGACATCAAGGTGTTCGTCGGCGGCATCATCCCCGAGGCCGACTTCGAGCCGCTGAAGGAGATGGGGGTCGTGGCCATCTTCACGCCGGGGACGCCGACGCAGGACATCATCGACTGGGTGGACGCGAACCTCGCGCACGCGGCCTGA